A single region of the Aeromonas hydrophila subsp. hydrophila ATCC 7966 genome encodes:
- the ptsN gene encoding PTS IIA-like nitrogen regulatory protein PtsN has translation MQLEHILSRDCTKSAVPCTSKKRALEIISELAAERLGTSRQVLFECLLAREKMGSTGIGAGIAIPHGRIGDEFPPTAILMTFAEPIPFDSIDNQPVDLLFALLVPESECKQHLKTLSLMASKLGDKAVCRQLRQATSDEELYQIMTSA, from the coding sequence ATGCAACTTGAACACATACTGAGTCGGGACTGCACCAAAAGTGCGGTCCCTTGTACCAGCAAGAAACGCGCCCTGGAGATCATCAGCGAGTTAGCCGCTGAGCGCCTGGGGACCTCTCGTCAGGTGCTCTTCGAGTGCCTGCTGGCGCGAGAAAAAATGGGCAGTACCGGGATCGGTGCCGGTATCGCCATTCCCCACGGCCGGATTGGCGACGAGTTTCCGCCGACCGCCATCCTGATGACCTTCGCAGAGCCGATCCCCTTCGATTCCATCGACAATCAACCGGTTGACCTGCTGTTCGCCCTGCTGGTGCCGGAAAGCGAGTGCAAGCAGCACCTCAAGACCCTTTCCCTGATGGCATCCAAACTGGGCGACAAGGCGGTATGCCGCCAGTTGCGCCAGGCAACCAGCGACGAAGAACTCTATCAGATCATGACATCGGCCTGA
- the rapZ gene encoding RNase adapter RapZ, with translation MQLIVVSGRSGSGKTVALRVLEDLGYYCVDNLPVNLLPQLIVSVESQYDKLAVSIDVRNLPASPDKLETLLAQVRNEGRVEFSSFFFDAENSTLLKRYGESRRLHPLSRNQLSLDEAIREETHLLAPLSSTADLRIDTTNLSIHDLSELIKTRVLGKKENELVLVFESFGFKYGIPKDADFVFDARFLPNPHWIPELKPFTGKDEPVARYLSSQPDVMQFILQIENMLATWLPHLERNNRSYVTVGIGCTGGQHRSVFIAEQLAGAFRLLGKNVQIRHRTLDKSAPQF, from the coding sequence ATGCAATTAATAGTGGTGAGTGGGCGCTCCGGCTCGGGCAAGACAGTTGCCCTGCGTGTGCTGGAGGATCTCGGTTATTACTGCGTGGATAACCTGCCGGTCAACCTGCTGCCCCAGCTGATCGTCTCGGTCGAGAGCCAGTATGACAAGCTGGCGGTCAGCATCGACGTGCGCAACCTGCCGGCGAGCCCGGACAAGCTGGAAACCCTGCTGGCCCAGGTTCGCAACGAGGGGCGGGTGGAGTTCTCGAGCTTCTTCTTCGATGCGGAAAACTCCACCCTGCTCAAGCGCTACGGCGAGAGCCGCCGGCTGCACCCCTTGTCACGCAATCAGCTGTCGCTGGACGAGGCGATTCGGGAGGAGACCCACCTGCTGGCACCGCTCTCCTCGACGGCCGACCTGCGCATCGATACCACCAACCTCAGCATTCACGACCTGAGCGAGCTCATCAAGACCCGGGTGCTCGGCAAGAAGGAGAACGAGCTGGTGCTGGTGTTCGAGTCGTTCGGCTTCAAGTACGGCATTCCCAAGGATGCCGACTTCGTGTTCGACGCCCGCTTCCTGCCCAATCCGCACTGGATCCCCGAGCTCAAACCCTTCACCGGCAAGGATGAGCCGGTGGCCCGCTACCTCTCCAGCCAGCCCGACGTGATGCAGTTCATCCTGCAGATCGAGAATATGCTGGCGACCTGGTTGCCTCACCTGGAGCGCAACAATCGCAGCTATGTGACAGTCGGTATCGGTTGCACCGGCGGCCAGCACAGATCGGTGTTCATTGCCGAGCAGCTGGCCGGCGCCTTCCGCCTGCTGGGCAAGAACGTCCAGATCCGCCACCGCACCCTCGACAAGAGTGCACCGCAATTTTGA
- the hpf gene encoding ribosome hibernation promoting factor, protein MQINLTGHHVEITEALRDYVNNKFAKLERHFDHINNVHVVLSVEKLNQIAEAKLHVSGGEVFANSQHADMYAAIDTLLDKLDRQIIKHKDKLNQK, encoded by the coding sequence ATGCAAATTAACCTGACCGGACACCATGTCGAGATCACCGAAGCTCTGCGTGATTATGTGAACAATAAATTTGCCAAACTCGAGCGTCACTTTGACCACATCAACAATGTTCATGTGGTGTTGAGCGTAGAAAAACTGAACCAGATCGCCGAAGCCAAGCTGCATGTCAGCGGGGGTGAGGTGTTCGCCAATTCGCAGCATGCCGACATGTACGCTGCGATTGATACCCTGCTGGACAAGCTGGATCGGCAGATCATCAAGCACAAAGATAAGTTAAATCAAAAATAA
- a CDS encoding RNA polymerase factor sigma-54, with the protein MKPTLQLRLGQSLTMTPQLQQAIRLLQLSTLELQQEIQQALDNNPLLEQEENDVQETSPEEPVDASQLDSSDAMSQDNMPDELPVDTTWEEVYSAGTAQSAGPIHDGEDSIYQGETTENLQDYLLWQMRLTPFSDVDAAIALAIIDAIDESGYLTVSLEDIQTAVSSEDVEVELDEVEAVLKRVQHFDPVGIAARSVQECLLIQLGQYSPDLPWLNEAKEVILEHMDLLGNRDYRTLARKTRLKESDLKEVLDLIQQLEPRPGNGVIQSESQYVIPDVSVVKKGNKWVVELNPDSAPRIRVNETYAAMARQARTSQDTQFIRSHLQEAKWFIKSLESRNDTLLKVASCIVEQQQGFFEYGEEAMKPMVLNDIAEAVEMHESTISRVTTQKYMHTPRGIFELKFFFSSHVNTEGGGECSSTAIRALIKKLVTAENPAKPLSDSKIADLLAEQGIMVARRTIAKYRESLLIPPSNQRKRLV; encoded by the coding sequence ATGAAGCCGACATTACAGTTGCGTCTCGGCCAGTCCCTGACCATGACGCCGCAATTACAACAAGCGATTCGTCTGCTCCAGCTCTCCACTCTGGAACTCCAGCAGGAAATTCAGCAAGCGCTCGACAACAACCCCTTGCTGGAGCAAGAGGAAAATGATGTGCAGGAGACCAGCCCGGAAGAGCCGGTCGATGCCAGCCAACTCGACTCCAGCGATGCCATGTCTCAGGACAACATGCCGGACGAACTGCCGGTAGATACCACCTGGGAAGAGGTCTACTCGGCCGGCACGGCCCAGAGCGCGGGCCCGATCCACGACGGTGAAGACAGCATCTATCAGGGCGAAACCACCGAAAACCTGCAGGATTATCTGTTGTGGCAGATGCGCCTGACGCCGTTCAGCGACGTGGATGCCGCCATCGCCCTCGCCATCATCGACGCCATCGACGAATCCGGTTATCTGACGGTATCGCTGGAAGATATCCAGACTGCGGTAAGCAGCGAGGATGTCGAGGTGGAGCTCGATGAAGTGGAGGCGGTGCTCAAGCGAGTGCAGCACTTCGATCCGGTCGGCATTGCCGCCCGCTCGGTACAAGAGTGCCTGCTGATCCAGCTGGGCCAATACTCCCCCGACCTGCCCTGGCTCAACGAGGCCAAGGAGGTGATCCTCGAGCACATGGACTTGCTCGGCAATCGCGACTACCGCACCCTGGCGCGCAAGACCCGGCTCAAGGAGAGCGACCTCAAGGAGGTGCTGGATTTGATCCAGCAGCTGGAGCCGAGACCCGGCAACGGCGTCATCCAGAGCGAATCCCAGTACGTGATCCCGGATGTTTCCGTGGTCAAGAAGGGCAACAAGTGGGTGGTCGAGCTCAACCCGGACTCGGCCCCGCGCATCCGGGTCAACGAGACCTATGCCGCCATGGCCCGTCAGGCGCGCACCAGCCAGGATACCCAGTTCATCCGCTCCCACCTGCAGGAAGCCAAGTGGTTCATCAAGAGTCTGGAGAGCCGCAACGACACCCTGCTCAAGGTGGCCAGCTGTATCGTCGAGCAGCAGCAGGGCTTTTTCGAATACGGTGAAGAGGCCATGAAACCCATGGTGCTCAACGACATCGCCGAAGCGGTGGAGATGCACGAGTCAACCATCTCGCGGGTTACGACCCAGAAGTACATGCATACGCCGCGCGGCATCTTCGAACTGAAGTTTTTTTTCTCCAGTCATGTCAACACGGAGGGAGGAGGAGAGTGCTCATCGACCGCAATTCGCGCGCTCATCAAGAAGCTGGTCACGGCGGAGAATCCCGCCAAGCCGCTAAGTGATAGCAAGATCGCGGATTTGCTGGCCGAACAGGGTATTATGGTGGCGAGACGCACGATCGCAAAGTACCGTGAATCCTTGTTGATCCCGCCATCCAATCAGCGCAAACGCCTGGTTTAG
- the lptC gene encoding LPS export ABC transporter periplasmic protein LptC, producing MSRQTLLFALLFLVALAAWQLGDIELAPEPTTKVENYQPDFTAKNLVTTRFDVEGRRTERLESRYAEYYQILEQATFDKPVVYMFDKQGEAEWKVTADTGVLNTDDNVILRDKVHLDGLLPTSFISTLDTPYLELDLVTQNVRSNQQVSIVGKDFQTEGVGLKGHLERKYFELLDQGHAIYFNEKR from the coding sequence ATGAGCAGACAGACCCTGTTGTTCGCCCTGCTGTTCCTGGTTGCGCTGGCTGCCTGGCAGCTCGGTGACATTGAGCTGGCGCCGGAGCCGACCACCAAGGTGGAGAATTATCAGCCGGACTTCACCGCCAAAAATCTGGTGACGACCCGCTTCGATGTCGAGGGGCGTCGCACCGAGCGGCTGGAGTCCCGCTATGCGGAGTACTACCAGATCCTCGAGCAGGCCACTTTTGACAAGCCGGTGGTCTACATGTTCGACAAGCAGGGTGAGGCCGAGTGGAAAGTCACCGCCGATACCGGCGTGCTCAACACCGATGACAACGTGATCCTGCGGGACAAGGTGCATCTGGACGGCTTGCTGCCCACCTCTTTCATCTCCACGCTGGATACCCCCTATCTGGAGCTGGATCTGGTGACCCAGAACGTGAGAAGCAATCAGCAGGTCAGCATAGTGGGTAAGGATTTCCAGACCGAGGGCGTCGGCCTGAAGGGTCATCTGGAACGCAAATATTTTGAATTACTGGATCAGGGCCATGCCATCTATTTCAATGAAAAACGCTAA
- the lptA gene encoding lipopolysaccharide transport periplasmic protein LptA, translated as MKNANLALAGLLLCGTVSAKESDFAEKVYVDAVKQVAEMQDNRITFEQDVTITQGTIKIKADKVVVIRSGEKGAEVMTAYGKPATFFQILDNGKPVNAHGNSIRYELKNRLVTITGNGQLKQEDSQVNGDLIRYDIVKQKMIAESKTPNQRVKTVFLPDQVENFDKPADQKKQGK; from the coding sequence ATGAAAAACGCTAATCTGGCCCTCGCGGGCCTGCTGCTGTGCGGCACCGTGAGCGCCAAAGAGTCCGACTTTGCCGAGAAGGTCTATGTGGATGCGGTCAAGCAGGTGGCCGAGATGCAGGACAACCGTATCACCTTCGAGCAGGATGTGACCATTACTCAGGGCACCATCAAGATCAAGGCGGACAAGGTGGTGGTGATCCGCTCCGGCGAGAAGGGTGCCGAGGTGATGACGGCCTATGGCAAGCCTGCCACCTTCTTCCAGATCCTGGACAACGGCAAGCCGGTCAATGCCCATGGCAACAGCATCCGTTATGAGCTGAAGAACCGTCTGGTGACCATCACCGGCAACGGTCAGCTCAAGCAGGAAGACAGCCAGGTCAATGGCGACCTGATCCGTTACGACATCGTCAAACAGAAGATGATTGCCGAGAGCAAGACCCCGAACCAGCGGGTCAAGACGGTGTTCCTGCCGGATCAGGTAGAGAATTTCGACAAGCCGGCCGATCAGAAGAAGCAGGGAAAATAA
- the dagF gene encoding 2-dehydro-3-deoxy-phosphogluconate aldolase, producing the protein MSLTPNYYRARVCLNVLAGSRQNAVDIYEAAEGHVLVGVLSKNYPDVPSAVADMQAYAQLIDNALSIGLGAGDPRQSAMVAELARQLQPQHVNQVFTGVGASRALLGQPDTLVNGLVSPTGTPGMVKISTGPLSSQQPDGIVPIDTAIALLRDMGGSSVKFFPMGGLTCRAEYQAVAEACARHSFWLEPTGGIDLDNFEEIVRIALDAGVEKVIPHIYSSIIDSASGQTRPEDVRTLLATVKRLLA; encoded by the coding sequence ATGTCTTTGACTCCCAATTACTACCGCGCTCGGGTCTGCCTCAACGTACTGGCCGGCTCCCGACAGAATGCCGTCGACATTTATGAGGCCGCCGAGGGCCACGTGCTGGTCGGCGTGCTCTCCAAAAACTACCCGGATGTGCCCTCCGCCGTCGCTGACATGCAGGCCTACGCCCAGCTTATCGACAACGCCCTCTCCATCGGACTGGGGGCCGGCGATCCGCGCCAGTCTGCCATGGTGGCCGAGCTGGCTCGCCAGCTGCAGCCCCAGCACGTCAATCAGGTGTTCACCGGCGTCGGCGCCAGCCGGGCGCTGCTCGGCCAGCCTGACACCCTCGTCAATGGCCTTGTCTCCCCCACCGGCACCCCAGGGATGGTGAAGATCTCCACCGGACCCCTGAGCAGCCAGCAGCCGGACGGCATCGTCCCCATCGACACCGCCATCGCCCTGCTCAGGGACATGGGCGGCAGCTCGGTCAAGTTCTTCCCCATGGGGGGGCTGACCTGCCGCGCCGAATATCAGGCAGTGGCCGAGGCCTGTGCCCGCCACAGCTTCTGGCTGGAGCCCACCGGCGGCATCGATCTCGACAACTTTGAGGAGATAGTGCGAATTGCGCTGGATGCCGGGGTCGAGAAGGTGATCCCCCACATCTACAGCTCCATCATCGACAGCGCGAGCGGTCAGACCCGTCCCGAGGACGTGCGCACCCTGCTGGCCACGGTGAAGCGGCTGCTGGCCTGA
- the lptB gene encoding LPS export ABC transporter ATP-binding protein → MAVLKAAGLQKSYKRRMVVSDVSLEVGTGQIVGLLGPNGAGKTTSFYMIVGLVQSDAGLITIDDQDISLQPMHIRARNGIGYLPQEASIFRRLSVFDNLMGVMQTRKGLSREEREDKVQQLLEEFNITHIRDSLGQSLSGGERRRVEIARALAAEPRFILLDEPFAGVDPISVIDIKKIIQHLKDRGLGVLITDHNVRETLDVCEKAYIVSHGKMIAEGAPADILADEQVKRVYLGDQFSL, encoded by the coding sequence ATGGCAGTGTTGAAAGCAGCCGGCCTGCAAAAAAGTTACAAGCGCCGCATGGTAGTGAGCGATGTGAGCCTGGAAGTGGGGACCGGCCAGATCGTCGGGCTGTTAGGTCCGAACGGCGCCGGCAAGACCACCTCCTTCTACATGATCGTGGGGCTGGTGCAGAGCGATGCCGGCCTCATCACCATCGATGATCAGGACATCAGCCTGCAACCCATGCATATCCGTGCCCGCAACGGTATCGGCTATCTGCCGCAGGAGGCCTCCATCTTCCGTCGCCTGTCGGTGTTCGACAACCTGATGGGGGTCATGCAGACCCGCAAGGGGCTGAGCCGCGAAGAGCGGGAGGACAAGGTCCAGCAACTGCTGGAAGAGTTCAACATCACCCATATCCGTGACAGCCTGGGGCAGAGCCTGTCGGGCGGGGAGCGGCGCCGGGTCGAGATCGCCCGGGCACTGGCTGCCGAGCCGCGTTTTATCCTGCTGGATGAGCCCTTTGCCGGGGTCGACCCCATTTCTGTGATAGACATCAAGAAGATCATCCAGCATCTCAAAGATAGAGGCCTGGGTGTCTTGATCACCGACCACAACGTCAGAGAGACTCTGGACGTATGTGAGAAGGCCTATATCGTCAGCCACGGCAAGATGATTGCCGAAGGTGCACCGGCCGACATACTGGCCGACGAACAGGTCAAGCGCGTCTATTTGGGCGATCAATTCAGTCTATAG
- the npr gene encoding PTS phosphocarrier protein NPr → MTVSASVEVKNKLGMHARPAMMLFELVQGFDAHVLLRNEEGVEADADSVIGLLMLDSAQGKQVEVQVEGPEEVEALAAVVALFTSGFNEE, encoded by the coding sequence ATGACCGTCTCAGCCTCGGTGGAAGTGAAAAACAAGCTGGGCATGCATGCCAGACCGGCCATGATGCTGTTCGAGCTGGTGCAGGGGTTCGATGCCCACGTGTTGCTGCGCAATGAAGAGGGGGTCGAGGCCGACGCGGACAGCGTGATCGGCCTGCTGATGCTGGACTCCGCCCAGGGCAAGCAGGTGGAAGTCCAGGTGGAGGGGCCCGAGGAAGTGGAGGCCCTGGCCGCCGTGGTGGCGCTGTTCACCTCGGGCTTCAACGAGGAGTAA
- a CDS encoding amidohydrolase/deacetylase family metallohydrolase, which yields MYDIIIRAGRQGDGQLVDIAIMEGKIAAIGTLPETAAAQQTLDLGGRVHVSAGWIDGHTHCYPASPIYHDEPDKVGVESGVTTVIDAGSTGADDVDDFQRLAAGCKTRVHALLNISRIGLLRQNELADSRDLDMDLASAAIRRHPGFIVGIKARMSGSVVGENGLQPLRMAKTLQQAHGRLPLMVHVGNTPPDLDEIVALLGDGDLLTHCFNGKPNRILTPAGELRQAVREAMQRGLLLDIGHGGASFSFEVAELAIAQGILPRTISSDIYCKNRIKGPVYSLAHVMSKFLAIGMTLEQVLACVTHHAADALRLSGKGRLEVGAAADLTLFEVSSGPTLFTDTEAGARNGDRQLLPLAALVGGELVLTHYGKSHHAFCV from the coding sequence ATGTACGACATCATCATCAGAGCGGGGCGCCAGGGAGATGGCCAGCTCGTCGATATCGCCATCATGGAGGGCAAGATAGCCGCCATCGGCACCCTGCCGGAGACGGCAGCGGCGCAGCAGACCCTGGATCTCGGCGGCCGGGTACATGTGAGCGCCGGCTGGATCGACGGCCACACTCACTGCTACCCCGCCTCCCCCATCTATCACGATGAGCCGGACAAGGTGGGCGTGGAGTCCGGCGTCACCACCGTCATCGACGCCGGCAGTACCGGGGCCGACGACGTGGATGACTTCCAGCGTCTCGCCGCCGGCTGCAAGACCCGGGTGCACGCCCTGCTCAACATCTCCCGCATCGGCCTGCTGCGCCAGAACGAGCTGGCCGACAGCCGGGACCTCGACATGGATCTCGCCTCCGCGGCCATCCGCCGCCACCCCGGCTTCATCGTCGGCATCAAGGCGCGGATGAGCGGCAGCGTGGTGGGTGAGAACGGCCTGCAACCGCTGCGCATGGCCAAGACACTGCAACAGGCCCACGGTCGGCTGCCGCTGATGGTACACGTGGGCAACACGCCACCGGATCTGGACGAGATCGTCGCCCTGCTGGGCGATGGCGATCTGCTGACCCACTGCTTCAACGGCAAGCCCAACCGCATCCTGACCCCGGCCGGTGAACTGCGCCAGGCGGTGCGTGAGGCGATGCAGCGGGGACTCTTGCTCGACATCGGTCACGGCGGCGCCAGCTTCAGCTTCGAGGTGGCGGAGCTGGCCATTGCCCAGGGGATCCTGCCCCGCACCATCAGCTCCGACATCTACTGCAAGAACCGCATCAAGGGGCCGGTCTACAGCCTGGCCCACGTGATGTCGAAGTTTCTCGCCATCGGCATGACCCTGGAGCAGGTGCTGGCCTGCGTCACCCACCATGCCGCCGATGCCCTGCGCCTGTCCGGCAAGGGGCGACTCGAGGTGGGCGCCGCTGCCGACCTGACCCTGTTCGAGGTGAGCAGCGGCCCCACCCTCTTTACCGATACCGAAGCCGGCGCCCGCAATGGCGATCGGCAGTTGCTGCCCCTCGCCGCCCTGGTCGGTGGCGAACTGGTTCTGACTCACTATGGGAAATCACACCATGCCTTCTGTGTATGA
- a CDS encoding DgaE family pyridoxal phosphate-dependent ammonia lyase codes for MPSVYEKYQLKPVINASGRMTILGVSTPEQEVVDAVNFGLGHYFEVKDLVNKTGAYLAGLLDVEDAVVVSCASAGIAQSVAAVIVRGDPYRLEQLHAHAHNVPSEIVLPKGHNVNFGAPVGTMVNLGGGKVVEAGYANECSAAQLAAAINTSTAAILYIKSHHCVQKSILSVAEAAEVAKAHGLPLIVDAAAEEDLRLYYNLGADLVIYSGAKAIEGPTSGLVLGKRQYVEWVKQQANGIGRAMKVGKEGILGLTHAIERYLAKEKESGAAMVAKMTPFIERLNQLPGVSAKVVWDSAGRDIARTDIAFDHQQIGMTTVQVVARLQQGTPAIYCRGYKANEGHLEIDVRSVTVPQLDQIHAAIAHLVQENN; via the coding sequence ATGCCTTCTGTGTATGAGAAATATCAGCTCAAACCGGTGATCAACGCCTCCGGACGCATGACCATTCTCGGCGTATCCACCCCCGAGCAGGAGGTGGTCGATGCGGTCAACTTCGGCCTCGGCCATTACTTCGAGGTGAAGGATCTGGTCAACAAGACCGGCGCCTACCTGGCCGGCTTGCTGGACGTGGAAGATGCGGTGGTGGTCTCCTGCGCCAGCGCCGGCATCGCCCAGTCGGTGGCCGCGGTGATCGTGCGCGGCGACCCCTACCGCCTCGAGCAGTTGCACGCCCATGCCCACAATGTGCCGAGCGAAATCGTGCTGCCCAAGGGGCACAACGTCAACTTCGGCGCCCCGGTCGGCACCATGGTCAACCTGGGTGGCGGCAAGGTGGTGGAGGCCGGCTACGCCAACGAGTGCTCTGCCGCCCAGCTGGCCGCCGCCATCAATACCAGTACCGCCGCAATCCTCTACATCAAGTCCCACCACTGCGTGCAGAAGAGCATTCTGTCGGTGGCCGAGGCGGCCGAGGTAGCCAAGGCTCACGGGCTCCCGCTCATCGTCGATGCCGCGGCCGAGGAAGATCTGCGTCTCTACTACAACCTGGGGGCGGATCTGGTCATCTACAGCGGCGCCAAGGCCATCGAAGGGCCCACCAGCGGGCTGGTACTCGGCAAGCGCCAGTACGTGGAGTGGGTCAAGCAGCAGGCCAACGGTATCGGCCGTGCCATGAAGGTGGGCAAGGAGGGGATCCTCGGCCTCACCCACGCCATCGAGCGCTACCTGGCCAAGGAGAAGGAGAGCGGCGCCGCCATGGTCGCCAAGATGACCCCCTTCATCGAGCGCCTCAACCAGTTGCCCGGCGTCAGCGCCAAGGTGGTGTGGGACAGCGCGGGGCGCGACATCGCCCGCACCGATATCGCCTTCGACCACCAGCAGATCGGCATGACCACAGTGCAGGTCGTCGCCCGTCTGCAGCAGGGCACCCCTGCCATCTACTGCCGTGGCTACAAGGCCAACGAGGGGCACCTCGAGATAGACGTGCGCAGCGTCACCGTGCCCCAGCTCGACCAGATCCATGCCGCCATTGCCCACCTCGTTCAGGAGAACAACTGA
- a CDS encoding BglG family transcription antiterminator encodes MIKLPHPRLHQLLTLLHAEPLPQEELARRLSVSTRTVRTDVATLNEIIATQGAHLIHQRGSGYQLKIYNQELFEALLAAQEQESGLPRTSRERVLHLQILLLTAEQGIKLDELADTWYLSRAALQGDMAEVRERLAHFGLAIDSKPRQGMRIQGGETAIRACLTQLLYQELLHSNPLQSLLPNLCPSKTLEVVGNHIHEQLGRHQLRLADESLQQLAIYCAVALLRQAAGHELRQFTSEDLTAPLLAVARDIYGELPTLTPPGEEEIACLAIQIQARLTADAPQLSPAMAAESEQLVEHLLAYIHQHYPYDLRGDLQLRADLQTHISAMLLRVKYQIGSHNPLADHIKQYYPLAYDITLAAISEWIRQTPYRLTHHEIGYLVIHIGVGLERHYDIGYTRRPQALLLCDAGNATFRVLEARIKREYPQLQLTMLESVRDYEGLARIEQDFVISTVKAGEKNVPVVQVAPFPTQYQLEQLGKLVLVDRTRPYLLDKYFDADHFMVVTEPLSQAALFDRICSQLEVEDLVESGFRGSLQERERIVSTMLGDGIALPHSLGLLARCTLVYTVLAPQGIDWGNGESATLVFVLAIAKADYEEAMGLYDLFLALMNEKASRSLLACRDFAAFKTLARSAP; translated from the coding sequence ATGATCAAGCTGCCCCACCCCAGACTCCATCAACTGCTCACCCTGCTCCACGCCGAACCGCTGCCGCAGGAGGAGCTGGCCCGCCGCCTCAGTGTCTCCACCCGCACCGTGCGCACCGACGTGGCGACCCTGAACGAGATCATCGCCACCCAGGGCGCCCACCTGATCCACCAGCGCGGTAGCGGCTACCAGCTCAAGATCTACAATCAGGAGCTGTTCGAGGCGCTGCTGGCAGCCCAGGAGCAGGAGAGCGGACTGCCCCGCACCAGCCGCGAGCGAGTGCTGCACCTGCAGATCCTGCTGCTGACGGCGGAGCAGGGTATCAAGCTCGACGAGCTGGCGGACACCTGGTATCTGAGCCGGGCGGCACTGCAGGGGGACATGGCGGAAGTACGGGAGCGGCTCGCCCACTTCGGACTCGCCATCGACAGCAAACCCAGGCAGGGGATGCGGATCCAGGGGGGCGAGACGGCCATCCGCGCCTGCCTCACCCAGCTGCTCTATCAGGAACTGCTGCACAGCAACCCGCTGCAGAGTCTGCTGCCCAACCTCTGTCCCAGCAAGACGCTGGAGGTAGTGGGCAATCACATCCACGAACAGCTCGGCCGTCATCAGCTGCGCCTGGCCGACGAGAGTCTGCAGCAGCTCGCCATCTACTGCGCCGTCGCCCTGCTGCGCCAGGCGGCCGGCCACGAGCTGCGCCAATTCACCAGCGAGGATCTCACGGCACCTCTGCTGGCGGTCGCCCGCGACATCTATGGCGAGCTGCCGACCCTGACTCCGCCGGGGGAGGAGGAGATAGCCTGTCTCGCCATCCAGATCCAGGCCCGCCTCACCGCCGATGCCCCCCAGCTCAGCCCGGCCATGGCAGCCGAGAGCGAACAGCTGGTGGAACATCTGCTGGCCTACATCCACCAGCACTACCCCTATGACCTGCGCGGCGATCTGCAACTGCGGGCCGACCTGCAGACTCATATCAGCGCCATGCTGCTGCGGGTCAAATACCAGATCGGCAGCCACAATCCGCTGGCGGACCACATCAAGCAGTACTACCCCCTCGCCTACGACATCACGCTGGCGGCCATCTCGGAGTGGATCAGGCAGACTCCCTATCGGCTGACCCACCACGAGATAGGCTACCTGGTGATCCACATCGGGGTCGGACTGGAGCGTCACTACGACATCGGTTACACCCGCCGTCCCCAGGCGCTGCTGCTGTGCGATGCGGGCAATGCCACCTTCCGGGTGCTGGAGGCCCGCATCAAGCGGGAGTATCCCCAGTTGCAGCTGACCATGCTGGAGTCGGTGCGGGATTACGAAGGGCTGGCGCGGATCGAGCAGGACTTCGTCATCAGCACCGTCAAGGCCGGCGAGAAGAACGTGCCCGTGGTGCAGGTCGCCCCCTTCCCGACCCAGTACCAGCTGGAGCAGCTCGGCAAACTGGTGCTGGTCGATCGCACCCGCCCCTACCTGCTCGACAAGTACTTCGATGCCGACCACTTCATGGTGGTCACCGAACCGCTCAGCCAGGCGGCGCTGTTTGATCGCATCTGCAGCCAGCTGGAGGTGGAAGATCTGGTGGAAAGCGGCTTTCGGGGATCGTTGCAGGAACGGGAGCGGATCGTCTCCACCATGCTGGGGGACGGCATCGCCCTGCCCCACTCCCTCGGTCTGCTGGCGCGCTGCACCCTGGTCTATACCGTGCTGGCCCCGCAGGGGATCGACTGGGGCAACGGCGAGAGCGCTACCCTCGTCTTCGTGCTGGCCATCGCCAAGGCCGACTACGAAGAGGCCATGGGGCTCTATGACCTGTTCCTGGCGCTGATGAACGAAAAAGCCAGCAGGAGTCTGCTGGCTTGTCGGGATTTTGCCGCCTTCAAGACGCTGGCACGCAGCGCACCTTGA